From Flaviflexus ciconiae:
CCGCCGGTGCCGCGGAGTGGATGAGGCGGCCACACAGCTGCCACACGATCCAGTCGACAGCTTCAACGTAGTAGTCCATCGCCGCGTAGACATCGGGTGCCTTCTCCAGGGTCTCAAGTGCCTTCGGAAGCACAATCTCGGAGGAAATGCGTCCGCCGTAGCGGCCGAGCCACATCTCGCCACGTGCCTCGGCGATCGCGATCGCGCGCTCAGCCTGCTCGGTGCCGCCGTGGTGCTTCCACATCTTCACGTAGGCATGCGGGTTGTTCTTGAATTCCTCCGACTCGCACAGCGGAACGCCGTTCTCGTCGGTGGGGAGAACCGAGGCCGACGTGAAGTCGGTTCCGATACCGATAATGTCGTCAGCATTCACCGCAGCATCGCGGATCGCTTCGGGAACAACCGCTTTAAGGACCTCAACGTAGTCGGCCGGAACTTGGAGTGCGTAGTCGGGAGGTAGCGTCTGACCATCACCGGCGGTGAGGGTGCGGTCCATGACACCGTGCGGGTACTCCATGACGGACGAGCCAAGCTCGCGTCCGTCCGAAACTCGCACGACCGTGGCGCGGCCGGAAAGCGTGCCAAAATCGACACCAATAACGTATTTTTCGCTCATAAGATCACCTTTGATCGTTGGGTAGTAATGCCGTGCGTTTACGCGGCAACGGATCGGTATTCCGCAAGAATCTACGGTTGTTCGGTTGGGATGTCGCACGTGGTCTGCGACAGTTCTTGGATGTTATGCCGAGAGAATTTCGGGATCTAAAAGGGGTAGAAATTGCCGCGGCGCACCGCGGCAATGACTGGGTGTACTTGCTGAGGTATGCCGCGCCAAAGTTTGTTGACGCGGAATACCTCAGAACGGTTTAGAGGGTGTCAAGAACCTTCTGGGTACCCGACAGGCCAAGGCGGCTTGCGCCGGCTTCGATCAGTTCAGTCGCAAACTTGCCGTCACGAATACCGCCGGAGGCCTTGACGCCAATGTTCGGACCAACGGTCTCGCGCATGAGCTTGATGGCAGAGACGGATGCTCCGCCAGCCTTGTGGTAGCCGGTCGACGTCTTCACGTAGTCGGCCTTCGCATCGACGGAAGCCTGGCAGGCGGCAACAATCTCGTCGTCGGTCAGGGCGGCCGACTCGATGATGACCTTGAGGAGAACATTCGGGGCTGCCTCGCGGACTGCGGCGATCTCGTTCTTGATGTAGTCGAAGTCGCCCTCCTTGGCCTTGCCGACGTTGATGACCATGTCGATCTCGTCAACCCCAGCATCGGCCAGTTCCTTCGCTTCGGCGGCCTTAACGGTCGCGGAGTGGGCGCCCGAGGGGAAACCGCAGACCGCGGCAACCTTCACGCTTGTCTCCCTCGGGAGCGGGATCTGGGTGGGTGAGACGCAGACCGAGAAGGTGCCCAGCGCCTCGGCATCGTCAAGGAGCTTAAGAACGTCTTCCTTCGTGGCCTCCGGGGCCAGCAGCGTGTGGTCAACAATGGATACAACATCCTGAGGATTCATATTTTCTCCGGTTCTGGCGGCACGGTAGCCGCGGATCTTGTGGTGGTGTAGGCCGAAGCCATTACGTTAAAACTACAGTGGGTTAGCGTCGAGCACCTTCTCAGCGGTCCTCGACACCGAGGACATTCTCAGCAATCTTGGATTCGGTGACGAGAACCGAGCAGATCCCGGCATAGAGAACAGCGCGGGTAATTCCGCTCTTCTCCTCCCCCACCGCAACTGCGATCGACTTCGGGATCTTAGCGAGGGAATCGATATCCAAGCCAATCGTCCGCTGGTCGAGCTCGAAGTCAACAACCCGACCAAAGCGGTCAATGTAGTGCCCGAGAATATCCCCGATAGCACCGGCCTCTTGAAGACCCACGACCTCGTCGGCGGTGATGCAGTTGGTCTTCCGCAGCACCGAATGCGGTGAGAGGACACCAATCGAGAAGAGGCCAACTTCGGCCCTGGCGGCAAGCTCGAGTGTTTTCCCCACCTGAGGATCAGCCATGAGCCGCCGAGCAAGCTCCCGGTCCTGGACGATCGCGGATGCTGGAAGCAGCGCGGTCCTGGGATCGCGGGACTTGCTCGCAATCATCCGGATGATGCTTCCAGCATCCACCGTGTCCGTGAGGGAGTTGGCCCCACCATTCAGCTGCACAATCGTGGGTTCCCTGAGAATACCTTCGGGGAGCCGTTCCGCAATGGCGGCCACGGTGTGCCCCCAGGAAACCCCAACGATCCCCGGCTGCGGCCGGAGCTCGACCAGATAGTCAGCGGCGGCCTGCGCCGCCAACGCCATCGTCCCCGCGTTCGTCGGTTGAGATTCGACGACAACGGCTTCGCCGCAGTCGAAGCGCTCCATGAGCTTCCGCTCGAGGTCGCGCCTCCTCGACTGAGGGTGATGGATCTTAATTTCGACAAGGCCCGAGGACCGGGCCTCCTCAAGGAGCCTTCCCACCTTCCAGCGGGACAGGCGAAGCTTGTCCGCAACCTCGGACTGGAGCAGTCCGTCGTTGTAGTACAGCTCCGCCGCTCTCACCATGGCGTGCTCGTGCTCGGTACTTCCGCTTTTCATAGTTGCCTGCCGGGCTAGTTGGTCGGCAGGTCCGTTCCGTTCGGAAGGAAAAGAACCTTCGAGGAATGGATCGTGCGCTCAGACATGTTGCGAATCGTCTCCGCTACCTTCTCGAGCGGCTCCTCGTGGGTGATCATGAACTCCCACAGCAGGTTGCCGTTGGCCATGTGCTCGAGGGTGGTCGTCCACTCGGCACCCGGGAAGGGCGCACCGAAGGAGTTCCACGAACCGCAAATATTGATCTCCAGGCGCATGAGGCGGGCCCAGTTCCCTGCCGAGATCTCCACCGGGGCGTTCGGAATGCCGATAAGGGTAACTTCGCCGTGGCGAGCAGCAATGCCAACCGACTGGTCAGCAACCGCCGGAACACCCGTCGTTTCAACAACGACGTCGAAACCGGATCCAACAATCTTCT
This genomic window contains:
- the deoC gene encoding deoxyribose-phosphate aldolase, with translation MNPQDVVSIVDHTLLAPEATKEDVLKLLDDAEALGTFSVCVSPTQIPLPRETSVKVAAVCGFPSGAHSATVKAAEAKELADAGVDEIDMVINVGKAKEGDFDYIKNEIAAVREAAPNVLLKVIIESAALTDDEIVAACQASVDAKADYVKTSTGYHKAGGASVSAIKLMRETVGPNIGVKASGGIRDGKFATELIEAGASRLGLSGTQKVLDTL
- a CDS encoding sugar-binding transcriptional regulator; translation: MKSGSTEHEHAMVRAAELYYNDGLLQSEVADKLRLSRWKVGRLLEEARSSGLVEIKIHHPQSRRRDLERKLMERFDCGEAVVVESQPTNAGTMALAAQAAADYLVELRPQPGIVGVSWGHTVAAIAERLPEGILREPTIVQLNGGANSLTDTVDAGSIIRMIASKSRDPRTALLPASAIVQDRELARRLMADPQVGKTLELAARAEVGLFSIGVLSPHSVLRKTNCITADEVVGLQEAGAIGDILGHYIDRFGRVVDFELDQRTIGLDIDSLAKIPKSIAVAVGEEKSGITRAVLYAGICSVLVTESKIAENVLGVEDR